In the Hordeum vulgare subsp. vulgare chromosome 7H, MorexV3_pseudomolecules_assembly, whole genome shotgun sequence genome, one interval contains:
- the LOC123408194 gene encoding transcription elongation factor 1 homolog yields MAKRKSMSSKMASRKKPAPKLDTSFCCPFCNHPDGVACTIDLKLYVASAVCYVCQEAYHTAAHHLTEPVDIYHDWIDACEKANEDVDDVDCYKRQRRVGSGDNDDYSHA; encoded by the coding sequence ATGGCGAAGCGCAAGTCGATGAGCTCCAAGATGGCGTCGCGAAAGAAGCCGGCGCCGAAGCTGGACACGAGCTTCTGTTGCCCCTTCTGCAACCACCCCGACGGCGTCGCATGCACCATCGACCTCAAGCTCTACGTCGCCAGTGCCGTCTGCTACGTCTGCCAGGAGGCCTACCACACCGCGGCGCACCACCTCACCGAGCCCGTCGACATCTACCACGACTGGATCGACGCCTGCGAGAAGGCCAACGAAGACGTCGACGACGTGGACTGCTACAAACGACAGCGGCGAGTCGGCagcggcgacaacgacgactacaGCCATGCCTGA
- the LOC123408195 gene encoding transcription elongation factor 1 homolog, with translation MAKRKSMSSKMASRKKPAPKLDTSFCCPFCNHPDGVACTIDLKLYVASAVCYVCQEAYHTAAHHLTEPVDIYHEWIDACEKANQDVDDVDCYKRQRRVGSGDDDDRHA, from the coding sequence atggcgaAGCGCAAGTCGATGAGCTCCAAGATGGCGTCGCGAAAGAAGCCGGCGCCGAAGCTGGACACGAGCTTCTGCTGCCCCTTCTGCAACCACCCCGACGGCGTCGCATGCACCATCGACCTCAAGCTCTACGTCGCCAGTGCCGTCTGCTACGTCTGCCAGGAGGCCTACCACACCGCGGCGCACCACCTCACCGAGCCCGTTGACATCTACCACGAGTGGATCGACGCCTGCGAGAAGGCCAACCAAGACGTCGACGACGTGGACTGCTACAAACGACAGCGGCGAGTCGgcagcggcgacgacgacgacagacaTGCCTGA